Proteins encoded in a region of the Chryseobacterium piperi genome:
- a CDS encoding RICIN domain-containing protein, which yields MENSESKNSIYPYWFQPSEKEMQMIGQDATYSAQKLYVVLEKWVKGEKLTTDYSWENIKEWELGRYVRYAFPGIDFGHASIAVCWSAWFVTFKEWLNTQEGSLESSIDPFRTYADDLWVSEDFKNKPLAKSFKVLQRESEKEMSEEWIKRFREDFKSYFNALSEERRLYETGVYPDLHAYKNQRLDTSGSRIWMNLIEKFYDEPLTQKEIKGLEAIRTSLAEIFILSRDYYRLSYHSYHKSNYRLLLVLREKEKLRPLDCEMRGKEEIIKSVEGFIKQQKNFKENGEEKLRVYLLRLTAWAYGTDVWSWKILKIHSNRFDQDDFLKEWRGYRNGKDLMENTEGIYKVRADDVLSTKVKMKIPYTQLKGDAAYADAYKIFSGIYVMPEALNLPWLDEDGTSSDIIDTQQAKEDFVKGVQVFVKLISDGYSGAKLLEYIGDNSLEHLELKDGSKVGGVLIMAPSNHQTNQGIFHYELPYSMEDGIAGRSTGSVVAMYPHVNSYSYANYVEKGGLIDFIHSLLHGLRTLKGAYTNDMMNIFAKGSFYTDTAATIDRKYNGSYRLMLSDILINNRTEAAFNGIGWEFNEISLGLIVQDCKMASVDSSVEVPEKWKYDDSVYQQNLGVSFKVPANKPKNLEMPSYDQLLVKVDEYRFNFQNNQYLPAEVNEITPFTSTFTKKSWSNILSEARLKINNLIQEFKKPNLYHGDFTRDFNDLYYKEREIYTVFPSVVQILNQHIGNVPEILTNHSEWIAQLSRNVALDSLKVSNVCKFNGLSKTLADLLGIHPGLVDENVTSKSPETTMISVLAFLIPHKNPDDFESLILNHIYVDAEVNSFLSGTSAPSFDLEEYRRRRNINWRQFLSEQLEKHLIPMAEEIYLRAEQVVQASFAQILAMVEYRAILIETEAKQDLKKLGSIQAKMYDDLLGLHDDLLIKMAVNIKEVLYDSLLELLQQVYDSKWSGFTEQFMNKSRANFLEEYEEPEQAAKLFDDYISRMKEDGWEYSDRLQIVSAVLNKMVRLWPNTLIPVTIEAPLFVHIDAQKRERSHVDIDELKVQWMIPLNIPYALTNGIKIVFEEYDTWGNVIQTLSVPVQDEHIEILPMLPFAEDHYVWKSYFINNQGMKISEKTEIKYLLEDNHLQLQYDFKRIKEGELPIFRPRVGGIFRIMSSESKMVLKPGAAMMKKYNEFENIPDSIQKEIVYAELLQSLPGLSIDELWRLRRSYQTIDSTVTIVDEDYFIFENLASGMIINRDTLKNGEKIIFCSDEESGNPYIKPVIQNWGAFHLQDIDKSSGIGFKKDDPNTYKEHGNLSIVPIEKNNPLSDWFFVEASVEIPVVGEVYKISSHVNRLFLDKDLPVENGAMVVQWPKADGISSQLWKVEEFKPGHIKLMNMDNGQYISENVMFGSSSEEDRHYCELVNNPSQFYGQFNFYYSQGWNIFNNGTLRVTPDSHPALPIVSAEERSYLNRLKFTSFSMIDKYYYISFDNEKWLTHNGDGNLVVLKDINDESSMMQWQIVAADEGKGVYIMNQSLKLARSNDGFAYIQVTSNVKEKDYETVWKLVVQDKGWKIVAEDTGKALSIENNTLMIGENLGSTFTFKEIIHSKKIERVTKYYSIKPYKNTFTAIGVQNNIEWTSVVLMSYNKNDPKQQWIIEKKKNNVCTIKNVFSKKLIQIEGVFTGNGANAIQSKAIGGVHQEWDFIKEGEDKGVWKLQVQHSQKMLQSNGHNKALTQYEDTGDENQLWIIENILDDEIKISPKDLYLPRRNKEYLINFSASGLSIIYKWFNEPFGWPVRQAIYDGSSSFGWKFTPLGSNIYGIRIRHGLDEPLMALANNSSAHPVINNYKGNDAFKWKLEYLGNRKFGLVSVSAGDSDNRYIGIVKSEVSDIYTEREFNFQMVSKSDGNLYEWELIEPSEKYIYLPRRNKEYLINFSASGLPLIYKWFSGWPVRQAKYDGRVSSFGWKFTPLGSNIYRISIKDGQDQSIMALANNSSENHPIIKEYQDNDAFKWKLEYLGNRKFGLVSVSAGDSDNRYIGIVKSEVSDIYTEREFNFQMVSKSDGNLYEWELIEPSEKYIYLPKGNREYLINFNASGLPLIYKWFNEPFGWPVRQAGYDGSSSFRWKFTPIENGLYKIVITQDKEMHGIANWGEYPILSPYEDRDEFKWKLEYLGSGKFALVSVYEGGNGKQYLGIVKSEVEDIYAERTFDFQMVSKSDGNLYEWELIEPSEKYIYLPKGNREYLINFNASGLPLIYKWFNEPFGWPVRQAGYDGSSSFRWKFTLIENGLYKIVITQDKEMHGIANWGEYPILSPYEDRDEFKWKLEYLGSGKFALVSVYEGGNGKQYLGIVKSEVEDIYAEETFDFQMVSKSDGNLYEWELIEPHEKYIYLPKRNKSYIITFSASGLSIIYNLPGVGHLALIPVKYNGTPLFLWKFTPLENDLYNIVFKEYFGMEGAIAYWEKLPVIVSYENQDTFKWKLEYLGSGKFGIVSVSAGDDDNKYIGIVKSEVEDIYAERTFDFQMVSKSDENLYEWELVEPSDLPDDE from the coding sequence ATGGAAAATTCTGAATCAAAAAATAGCATATACCCCTATTGGTTTCAACCTTCAGAAAAGGAAATGCAGATGATAGGACAAGATGCAACGTATTCTGCTCAAAAACTTTACGTAGTCTTAGAAAAATGGGTAAAAGGAGAGAAGCTAACCACGGATTATTCGTGGGAAAATATAAAAGAATGGGAATTGGGAAGGTATGTTCGTTATGCATTTCCCGGGATTGATTTCGGACACGCCTCAATCGCGGTTTGTTGGTCGGCCTGGTTTGTTACTTTTAAAGAATGGCTGAATACTCAGGAAGGAAGTCTGGAATCGAGTATAGATCCTTTTCGGACTTATGCTGATGATTTATGGGTAAGTGAAGATTTTAAAAATAAGCCGTTGGCTAAAAGTTTTAAAGTACTTCAACGGGAGTCAGAAAAAGAAATGTCTGAAGAATGGATAAAAAGATTCAGAGAGGATTTCAAATCGTATTTTAATGCCCTTAGTGAAGAAAGGCGTCTGTATGAGACTGGAGTATATCCGGATCTACATGCCTACAAAAATCAGCGGTTAGATACTTCCGGCTCCAGAATTTGGATGAACCTTATTGAAAAATTTTATGATGAACCTCTTACCCAAAAAGAAATAAAAGGATTAGAAGCAATCAGAACTTCCTTAGCTGAAATTTTTATCTTGAGTAGGGACTATTATCGACTTTCTTACCACTCGTATCATAAAAGCAATTACCGGCTTTTGTTGGTGCTTCGTGAGAAAGAAAAGCTTAGACCGTTAGATTGTGAAATGAGGGGAAAAGAAGAAATTATTAAAAGTGTAGAAGGTTTTATAAAACAACAAAAAAACTTTAAAGAAAATGGTGAGGAGAAGCTGAGGGTTTATCTACTCAGATTGACAGCTTGGGCTTATGGGACTGACGTATGGAGCTGGAAGATTTTAAAGATTCATTCAAATCGTTTTGATCAAGATGATTTTCTGAAAGAATGGCGAGGATATAGAAATGGAAAAGACTTAATGGAAAATACTGAGGGTATTTATAAGGTAAGAGCTGATGATGTTCTTTCTACAAAGGTAAAAATGAAGATCCCCTATACCCAGCTGAAAGGTGATGCTGCTTATGCTGATGCCTATAAAATATTCTCCGGGATCTATGTAATGCCGGAAGCCCTAAATTTACCCTGGCTGGATGAGGATGGGACCTCATCAGATATAATAGATACACAACAAGCTAAAGAAGATTTTGTAAAAGGAGTTCAAGTATTTGTTAAGCTTATTAGTGACGGATATAGTGGAGCGAAGTTACTAGAGTATATTGGTGATAATTCTTTAGAACATCTAGAGCTTAAAGATGGTTCTAAAGTAGGTGGTGTATTGATAATGGCGCCTTCTAATCATCAAACAAATCAAGGAATTTTTCATTATGAATTACCATACAGCATGGAAGATGGGATAGCAGGAAGGTCTACTGGCTCGGTGGTGGCCATGTATCCACATGTTAACTCCTATTCTTATGCCAATTATGTTGAAAAAGGAGGGCTTATAGATTTTATCCATAGCTTACTCCATGGTTTAAGAACACTTAAAGGGGCTTATACCAATGATATGATGAATATTTTTGCAAAAGGAAGCTTCTATACAGATACTGCAGCTACTATTGATCGTAAATACAATGGCTCCTATAGATTGATGCTGAGTGATATTTTAATCAATAATCGAACGGAAGCTGCTTTTAACGGGATCGGTTGGGAATTTAATGAAATATCTTTAGGGCTTATAGTACAGGATTGTAAAATGGCATCAGTAGATTCGAGTGTAGAGGTACCTGAAAAATGGAAATATGATGATTCTGTATATCAACAAAACCTTGGGGTCAGTTTTAAAGTCCCTGCTAATAAACCCAAAAACCTTGAAATGCCATCATATGATCAGCTTTTGGTGAAGGTAGATGAATATCGTTTTAATTTTCAAAACAACCAATACCTTCCAGCTGAAGTAAACGAGATTACCCCTTTTACTAGTACGTTTACAAAGAAAAGTTGGTCAAATATTTTGAGTGAAGCAAGGCTAAAAATTAATAATTTGATTCAAGAGTTTAAAAAGCCTAATTTGTATCATGGAGATTTTACTAGAGACTTTAATGATTTGTACTATAAGGAGCGGGAAATCTATACTGTTTTTCCATCTGTTGTACAGATTCTCAACCAGCATATAGGAAATGTCCCTGAAATATTGACAAATCATTCGGAATGGATTGCTCAATTGTCACGAAATGTTGCTCTAGATAGTCTAAAGGTTTCTAATGTATGTAAATTTAACGGACTTTCTAAAACCCTAGCTGATTTATTAGGGATTCATCCCGGACTTGTTGATGAGAATGTAACATCTAAGAGCCCTGAAACTACTATGATTTCAGTGTTGGCTTTTTTAATTCCACATAAAAACCCAGATGATTTTGAAAGCCTGATTTTAAATCATATCTATGTGGATGCTGAAGTCAATTCTTTTTTAAGCGGTACATCGGCACCTAGTTTTGATCTGGAGGAATATAGAAGACGTCGCAACATCAACTGGCGACAATTTCTTTCGGAACAATTGGAAAAACATCTAATTCCTATGGCGGAAGAAATCTACCTTCGGGCGGAACAGGTTGTTCAGGCTTCGTTTGCACAGATATTGGCGATGGTAGAGTACAGAGCTATATTGATAGAAACCGAAGCAAAACAAGATCTGAAGAAATTGGGAAGTATACAAGCTAAAATGTATGATGACCTTTTGGGATTGCATGATGATCTACTGATTAAAATGGCGGTGAATATTAAGGAAGTATTATATGACAGTCTACTAGAGTTGCTTCAGCAAGTGTATGACTCGAAATGGTCTGGCTTTACAGAACAATTTATGAACAAAAGCAGAGCGAATTTTCTTGAGGAATATGAGGAACCGGAACAGGCAGCAAAACTTTTCGATGATTATATCTCCCGGATGAAAGAAGACGGATGGGAATATAGCGACCGGCTACAAATAGTATCAGCGGTATTGAATAAAATGGTTCGGTTATGGCCGAATACCTTAATCCCTGTTACTATTGAAGCTCCTCTCTTTGTCCATATTGATGCCCAAAAAAGAGAAAGAAGTCATGTAGATATTGATGAGCTCAAAGTACAATGGATGATTCCCCTTAATATACCTTATGCACTTACCAATGGGATAAAAATAGTTTTTGAAGAATATGATACTTGGGGAAATGTGATCCAAACCCTATCTGTTCCTGTTCAGGATGAGCATATTGAAATCTTACCAATGCTTCCTTTTGCCGAAGATCATTATGTATGGAAATCTTATTTTATCAATAATCAGGGTATGAAAATATCTGAAAAAACAGAGATTAAATATTTGCTTGAGGATAATCACTTACAATTACAATATGATTTTAAACGTATTAAAGAAGGAGAGCTTCCAATTTTTAGACCTCGGGTAGGAGGCATTTTCAGAATCATGTCCAGTGAGAGTAAAATGGTTTTGAAGCCCGGGGCAGCAATGATGAAAAAGTACAATGAATTCGAAAATATACCAGATAGTATTCAAAAAGAAATAGTCTATGCAGAACTTTTGCAGTCCTTGCCGGGACTTAGTATAGATGAGTTATGGAGGTTACGCAGATCCTATCAGACAATTGATAGTACAGTAACAATTGTTGATGAAGATTACTTTATTTTTGAAAACCTTGCTTCTGGCATGATTATAAACCGAGATACATTAAAGAATGGTGAAAAGATTATTTTCTGCTCGGATGAAGAATCAGGAAATCCTTACATAAAACCAGTAATACAAAATTGGGGAGCTTTTCACTTACAAGATATTGATAAATCTTCAGGTATAGGCTTTAAGAAAGATGATCCTAATACGTACAAAGAACATGGAAATTTATCTATTGTTCCTATTGAAAAGAACAATCCTCTTTCCGATTGGTTTTTTGTGGAAGCGAGTGTAGAAATCCCTGTAGTAGGAGAGGTATACAAAATTTCTTCTCATGTTAATCGATTATTTCTGGATAAAGATCTACCTGTTGAAAATGGAGCGATGGTGGTGCAATGGCCCAAAGCTGATGGAATAAGTTCACAACTTTGGAAAGTAGAGGAATTTAAGCCTGGACATATCAAGCTTATGAACATGGATAACGGACAATATATTTCAGAGAACGTAATGTTCGGTTCTTCATCCGAAGAAGATCGGCACTATTGTGAACTGGTCAATAATCCAAGTCAGTTTTATGGACAATTTAATTTTTATTATAGTCAGGGGTGGAATATATTTAATAATGGTACCCTCCGGGTAACCCCTGACTCACACCCTGCTCTCCCTATTGTTTCTGCGGAGGAAAGAAGTTATTTGAATAGGCTGAAATTTACTTCTTTTTCTATGATTGATAAATATTATTATATATCATTTGATAATGAAAAATGGCTTACTCACAATGGTGATGGTAACTTAGTAGTATTAAAAGATATCAATGATGAAAGTTCAATGATGCAATGGCAGATCGTTGCTGCAGACGAAGGTAAAGGAGTTTATATTATGAACCAATCATTAAAACTTGCACGGTCAAATGATGGATTTGCCTATATTCAAGTGACATCTAATGTAAAAGAAAAAGATTATGAAACTGTCTGGAAATTGGTTGTTCAAGATAAAGGATGGAAGATTGTTGCTGAAGATACTGGGAAAGCCTTATCTATAGAGAATAATACATTAATGATAGGCGAAAATCTTGGCTCAACATTTACTTTTAAAGAGATTATCCACTCTAAGAAAATAGAGCGAGTAACAAAATACTACTCCATAAAACCTTATAAAAATACTTTTACGGCTATAGGGGTCCAAAACAATATTGAGTGGACTTCAGTGGTTTTAATGTCTTATAATAAAAATGACCCTAAACAACAATGGATTATAGAAAAGAAAAAAAATAACGTATGTACAATTAAGAATGTATTTAGTAAAAAGTTAATACAAATTGAAGGCGTTTTTACAGGCAATGGAGCAAACGCTATCCAATCTAAAGCGATAGGAGGAGTACATCAGGAGTGGGATTTTATAAAGGAGGGTGAAGATAAAGGGGTATGGAAATTACAGGTACAACATAGCCAAAAAATGCTTCAATCTAATGGACATAATAAAGCATTAACTCAATATGAAGATACAGGTGATGAGAATCAATTATGGATCATTGAAAATATTCTAGATGATGAGATTAAAATAAGCCCGAAAGATTTATATCTGCCTAGAAGGAATAAAGAGTATCTAATCAATTTTAGTGCATCCGGGCTTTCTATTATTTATAAATGGTTTAATGAACCTTTTGGTTGGCCAGTTAGACAAGCAATATATGATGGATCATCTTCTTTTGGTTGGAAATTCACTCCTTTAGGAAGTAATATCTATGGCATTAGGATCAGACATGGACTAGATGAACCTTTAATGGCTCTTGCAAATAATAGCTCAGCGCATCCCGTCATTAATAATTATAAAGGTAATGATGCGTTCAAATGGAAATTGGAATATTTGGGAAATAGAAAATTTGGTTTAGTCAGTGTAAGTGCCGGAGATAGTGATAATAGATATATAGGAATTGTAAAATCTGAAGTTTCAGATATTTATACTGAACGAGAATTTAATTTTCAAATGGTATCCAAATCTGATGGAAATCTGTATGAATGGGAGCTTATTGAACCTAGTGAAAAATATATATATCTGCCTAGAAGGAATAAAGAGTATTTAATCAATTTTAGTGCCTCTGGTCTTCCTCTTATTTATAAATGGTTTTCAGGTTGGCCGGTTAGACAAGCTAAATATGATGGAAGGGTTTCTTCTTTCGGTTGGAAATTCACTCCTTTAGGAAGTAATATCTATAGGATTAGCATCAAAGATGGACAAGATCAATCTATAATGGCTCTTGCAAATAATAGCTCAGAGAATCATCCGATCATTAAAGAGTATCAAGATAATGATGCGTTCAAATGGAAATTGGAATATTTGGGAAATAGAAAATTTGGTTTAGTCAGTGTAAGTGCTGGAGATAGTGATAATAGATATATAGGAATTGTAAAATCTGAAGTTTCAGATATTTATACTGAACGAGAATTTAATTTTCAAATGGTATCCAAATCTGATGGAAATCTGTATGAATGGGAGCTTATTGAACCTAGTGAAAAATATATATATCTTCCAAAGGGTAATAGGGAATATCTAATCAATTTTAATGCCTCAGGTCTTCCTCTTATTTATAAATGGTTTAATGAGCCGTTTGGTTGGCCTGTTAGACAGGCTGGATATGATGGATCATCTTCTTTTCGATGGAAATTTACTCCGATAGAAAATGGTTTATACAAAATTGTAATTACACAAGATAAAGAAATGCACGGCATTGCTAATTGGGGAGAATATCCTATTCTTAGTCCTTATGAAGATCGGGATGAATTCAAATGGAAATTGGAGTATTTGGGAAGTGGAAAATTTGCATTAGTAAGTGTATACGAGGGAGGCAACGGCAAACAGTATTTGGGAATTGTAAAATCTGAAGTTGAAGATATTTATGCTGAAAGAACCTTTGATTTTCAAATGGTATCCAAATCTGATGGAAATCTGTATGAATGGGAGCTTATTGAACCTAGTGAAAAATATATATATCTTCCAAAGGGTAATAGGGAATATTTAATCAATTTTAATGCCTCAGGTCTTCCTCTTATTTATAAATGGTTTAATGAGCCGTTTGGTTGGCCTGTTAGACAGGCTGGATATGATGGGTCATCTTCTTTTCGATGGAAATTTACTCTGATAGAAAATGGTTTATATAAAATTGTAATTACACAAGATAAAGAAATGCACGGCATTGCTAATTGGGGAGAATATCCTATTCTTAGTCCTTATGAAGATCGGGATGAATTCAAATGGAAATTGGAGTATTTGGGAAGTGGAAAATTTGCATTAGTAAGTGTATACGAGGGAGGCAACGGTAAACAGTATTTGGGAATTGTAAAATCTGAAGTTGAAGATATTTATGCTGAAGAAACCTTTGATTTTCAAATGGTATCCAAATCTGATGGAAATTTGTATGAATGGGAGCTTATTGAACCGCACGAAAAATATATATATCTTCCAAAGAGGAATAAGAGCTACATTATCACTTTTAGTGCATCTGGTCTTTCCATTATTTATAATCTCCCGGGGGTCGGCCATTTAGCCCTTATACCTGTTAAATATAACGGAACCCCTCTTTTTCTATGGAAATTTACTCCTTTAGAAAATGACTTATATAATATTGTATTTAAAGAATATTTTGGAATGGAAGGTGCCATTGCTTATTGGGAAAAACTCCCTGTTATTGTTTCTTATGAAAATCAGGATACATTCAAATGGAAGCTAGAGTATTTGGGAAGTGGAAAATTTGGGATAGTAAGTGTGAGCGCAGGAGATGATGATAATAAGTATATAGGAATTGTAAAATCTGAAGTTGAAGATATTTATGCTGAAAGAACCTTTGATTTTCAAATGGTATCCAAATCTGATGAAAATTTGTATGAATGGGAACTTGTTGAACCTAGTGATCTTCCTGATGATGAATAG